Proteins encoded by one window of Leopardus geoffroyi isolate Oge1 chromosome X, O.geoffroyi_Oge1_pat1.0, whole genome shotgun sequence:
- the CXHXorf65 gene encoding uncharacterized protein CXorf65 homolog isoform X2, whose translation MFIFITHGDNQQFLANINCSVLLLMHYTRRKVGLPKTDTIDLCDKTGTMKMFFVMKTPGDYASKFLTARSTYYVCKVERGARENLRSQCGVMEKNRLKMLKIQEAKKVVAIESTANAPSKSTGRSDEEGPPPPRRGLTLKTRADVFSRRDRHR comes from the exons ATGTTCATTTTCATCACACATGGAG ATAATCAGCAGTTTCTGGCCAATATCAATTGCTCTGTCCTTCTGTTGATGCACTACACCCGCAGAAAAGTAGGGTTGCCTAAAACAG ACACCATCGACTTGTGTGACAAAACAGGGACAATGAAGATGTTTTTCGTGATGAAGACCCCTGGAGACTATGCCAGCAAATTCCTTACAGCTCGAAGCACCTACTACGTTTGTAAGGTGGAGCGTGGAGCACGAG AAAACTTGCGCTCACAATGTGGTGTCATGGAGAAGAATCGATTGAAAATGCTTAAAATCCAAGAAGCCAAGAAAGTCGTTGCAATTGAATCCACTGCGAACGCCCCA TCTAAGTCTACCGGAAGATCAGATGAAGAggggccccctccccctcgcAGGGGTCTGACCCTTAAGACCAGAGCAGACGTTTTCAGTAGAAGGGATAGACATCGCTAA
- the CXHXorf65 gene encoding uncharacterized protein CXorf65 homolog isoform X1, with translation MFIFITHGDNQQFLANINCSVLLLMHYTRRKVGLPKTDTIDLCDKTGTMKMFFVMKTPGDYASKFLTARSTYYVCKVERGARGTRLENAYKAFVPLLKNPEPELIENLRSQCGVMEKNRLKMLKIQEAKKVVAIESTANAPSKSTGRSDEEGPPPPRRGLTLKTRADVFSRRDRHR, from the exons ATGTTCATTTTCATCACACATGGAG ATAATCAGCAGTTTCTGGCCAATATCAATTGCTCTGTCCTTCTGTTGATGCACTACACCCGCAGAAAAGTAGGGTTGCCTAAAACAG ACACCATCGACTTGTGTGACAAAACAGGGACAATGAAGATGTTTTTCGTGATGAAGACCCCTGGAGACTATGCCAGCAAATTCCTTACAGCTCGAAGCACCTACTACGTTTGTAAGGTGGAGCGTGGAGCACGAG GAACCCGACTAGAGAATGCCTACAAAGCTTTTGTGCCCCTTCTGAAGAATCCAGAACCTGAGCTAATCG AAAACTTGCGCTCACAATGTGGTGTCATGGAGAAGAATCGATTGAAAATGCTTAAAATCCAAGAAGCCAAGAAAGTCGTTGCAATTGAATCCACTGCGAACGCCCCA TCTAAGTCTACCGGAAGATCAGATGAAGAggggccccctccccctcgcAGGGGTCTGACCCTTAAGACCAGAGCAGACGTTTTCAGTAGAAGGGATAGACATCGCTAA
- the IL2RG gene encoding cytokine receptor common subunit gamma: MLKPPLPLRSLLFLQLPLLGVGLNSTGPKPNGNEDITADFFLTATPPAALSVSTLPLPEVQCFVFNVEYMNCTWNSSSEPHPTNLTLHYWYKNSNDDRVQECGHYLFSGEITSGCWLQKEEIHLYETFVVQLQDPREPKRQSTQRLKLQNLVIPWAPENLTLRNLSETQLELTWSNRHLDHCLEHLVQYRSDWDRSWTEQSVDHRHSFSLPSVDGQKFYTFRVRSRYNPLCGSAQRWSEWSRPIHWGSNTSKENPLLFAMEAVLIPLGSVGLIISLICVYCWLERTMPRIPTLKNLEDLVTEYHGNFSAWSGVSKGLAESLQPDYSEWLCHVSEIPPKGGAPGEGPGGSPCSQHSPYWAPPCYTLKPEP, from the exons ATGTTGAAGCCACCATTGCCACTCAGATCCCTCTTATTCCTGCAGCTGcctctgctgggggtggggctgaattCGACAGGCCCCAAGCCCAATGGGAATGAAGACATCACAGCTG ATTTCTTCCTGACCGCTACACCCCCTGCGGCCCTCAGTGtttccactctgcccctcccagaggtCCAGTGTTTTGTGTTCAATGTTGAGTACATGAATTGCACTTGGAACAGCAGCTCTGAGCCCCATCCCACCAACCTGACTCTGCACTATTG GTACAAGAACTCCAATGATGATAGAGTCCAGGAGTGTGGCCACTATCTATTCTCTGGAGAGATCACTTCTGGCTGCTGGCTGCAAAAAGAGGAGATACATCTCTATGAAACATTTGTTGTCCAGCTCCAGGACCCACGGGAACCCAAGAGGCAGTCCACACAGAGGCTGAAATTGCAGAATCTGG TGATCCCCTGGGCTCCGGAGAACCTAACGCTTCGCAACCTGAGCGAAACCCAGCTAGAACTGACCTGGAGTAACAGACACTTGGACCACTGTCTGGAGCACCTTGTGCAGTACCGGAGTGACTGGGACCGCAGCTGGACA GAACAATCAGTGGACCACAGACATAGCTTCTCTCTGCCTAGCGTGGATGGGCAGAAATTCTACACGTTCCGTGTCCGGAGCCGCTATAACCCACTCTGTGGAAGCGCTCAGCGTTGGAGTGAATGGAGCCGCCCGATCCACTGGGGCAGCAATACTTCAAAGG agaatCCTTTGTTGTTTGCAATGGAAGCTGTGCTTATCCCCCTTGGCTCCGTGGGATTGATTATTAGCCTTATCTGTGTGTACTGCTGGCTGGAACG GACGATGCCCCGGATTCCTACCCTCAAGAACCTAGAGGATCTGGTTACTGAATACCACGGGAACTTTTCG GCCTGGAGTGGAGTATCTAAGGGACTGGCGGAGAGTCTGCAGCCAGACTACAGTGAATGGCTCTGCCACGTCAGTGAGATTCCCCCAAAAGGaggggctccaggggaggggcctgggggctcCCCCTGCAGCCAGCATAGCCCCTACTGGGCTCCCCCGTGTTACACCCTGAAACCAGAGCCCTGA
- the CXHXorf65 gene encoding uncharacterized protein CXorf65 homolog isoform X3 has protein sequence MFIFITHGDTIDLCDKTGTMKMFFVMKTPGDYASKFLTARSTYYVCKVERGARGTRLENAYKAFVPLLKNPEPELIENLRSQCGVMEKNRLKMLKIQEAKKVVAIESTANAPSKSTGRSDEEGPPPPRRGLTLKTRADVFSRRDRHR, from the exons ATGTTCATTTTCATCACACATGGAG ACACCATCGACTTGTGTGACAAAACAGGGACAATGAAGATGTTTTTCGTGATGAAGACCCCTGGAGACTATGCCAGCAAATTCCTTACAGCTCGAAGCACCTACTACGTTTGTAAGGTGGAGCGTGGAGCACGAG GAACCCGACTAGAGAATGCCTACAAAGCTTTTGTGCCCCTTCTGAAGAATCCAGAACCTGAGCTAATCG AAAACTTGCGCTCACAATGTGGTGTCATGGAGAAGAATCGATTGAAAATGCTTAAAATCCAAGAAGCCAAGAAAGTCGTTGCAATTGAATCCACTGCGAACGCCCCA TCTAAGTCTACCGGAAGATCAGATGAAGAggggccccctccccctcgcAGGGGTCTGACCCTTAAGACCAGAGCAGACGTTTTCAGTAGAAGGGATAGACATCGCTAA